The sequence below is a genomic window from Saccopteryx leptura isolate mSacLep1 chromosome 3, mSacLep1_pri_phased_curated, whole genome shotgun sequence.
GTTTAAGATCTTAATGTGCTAGAAAGGGGGCCATgtgaaatgagggtggagaaaagGCAGAGCCTTATCATAGAAGGCTTTGACTATGCTGTTTGTGAAGGGCATTAAACAGGTGACATAATAAgatatgagtttttgtttgtttatttttgtgatgcagagagaagacagggacagagaggaagggagagagatgagaagcatcaattctcagttgcagcacctaagttgttcattgattgctttctcatatgtgccttgacagggggaggggacgacgacgacgacgacacacgctacagcagacagagtgactccttgctcaagccagcaaccttgagtcctaGCTGGTtagcctcactcaaaccagatgagcccgcgctcaagctggaaacttcggggtttcgaaactgggtcctccaattcccagtccaatgctctatccactacgccactgcctggtgaggctaaGATATGAGTTTTTGAAAGTGAACATTAGCTGCAGTGTGAAGGATGGAATTGGGGGATgaaggtggggaagcagagattaCTGTGATTATTTATAGTCTAagataaaactatatataaaattatgaacGAAGACAAGACAACTAAGTCAACTTCCTATTGctatttttaattactatataGAAACACTCAGTTAATTTTGTCGCACTAATTTTGGCTCTAAAGCACAACTGCTTCAATATAAAATGAAGCCTTCACAGCTGCAATCACAAAATAGAATCTATAAATTAACTTCTACCCTTCTAATAAGATCATAAATCACATATACTACTGCTTGAGATATCAGAAATTTCACCTTACAGCCCAAATAATTTATGATCTTTCTCTAAAATGCAGCAAATACTACTGGTTTAGATATCAGACCTTCAAACTCAACTTACACACTATCTTTttcaaaaacagtaaaaaacGTATTCAAAGACCATCATAATTTGCTAACTCACTAGATTTCGTTCATTAACTATCTCGAGCTTCTTAAACTCATCACAGGGACCAAAGGTACTACCACCAAAGTCTGACTGTCCTTACCTGACTCCACTGTCTCCTCCCCTTCTGGCAGAAGCCTAGCTTTCTTAACGTTCTGTGGGGCATCATCACCATTGTCCTCATATATGTTAGACCATTTTATTGCCATATCCAGCTCTGGAGGGGGAGGTTTCTTCTCAGTAGCGTAGGTCTCCGGAGGTGGAACACAGTTTGACTTCCAGATTTTGAATTCCTTTGGAGGCTGTTAAGCAAACACATTAAGAAGCACTGTGACGAACCGAGGTTCCTATCAACAGTATGGGCACATGCACCTCCCTGCCGTTCCATTATTGTTcgggttgacttttttttttacattttaaagatacattttttttccatcaaaATCACAATACCGTTAAGTGAAAAGCCAAAGGGTTCCCTATACGAATAAAGCTAATAACTTTTAGTTACCAAAGAAGAATCCAGTCTCAGAGATACTACGCCAAGGCTGACCCCTTCAGGAGGCTGCAGCAGACACTGTCTTGGAGGCAGCACCGCAGGCACTTCGGCGTCAAAGGGAAGGGGTCTCGGGGTGGAgctgcagcgggggggggggggcgggggagtcaCCACCGTTAGTCCTGGCCACGCAGGTCGGGGCACCGAGCGCGGAGGTTTGGGTCTCCTCACAAGCGGGCGGGGGCTGCGGGTCCGACCTGACACCCACCAGGCTAGGGGAGGGGCCCGGGCTCCccggggctggaggaggggacgGCGCGGCGGCCCGCAGGGGGTGACTGCGTGTGGGGGAACGGACTTCCGGTCCCCAGGAGGCGGCTCAGGAGAAAGGGGGCGGAGGCCGGGACCAAGATGGAGAGCCGGGGTCGGGGACCTCACCTCCTCGGGCGCCTTGACGACGTGCCTCTCCCAGTCTATCTGTTTGTTGAGCGGATTGTAGAGAAAGGCCGGACGAGTCACGCTCCGGAACAGCTCGTCCGGTCCCGGCAGCCGCTTCTCCGTCTGCTTCCCACAGCCGCCCGCCGACTTCGCCGCATCCGAAGCCCTGCGATTCGTGTCCTCCGGCTCGCTGTTGTCCTCCTCGTCTGAGGAGCCTGAGCTGCTGCTCCCGTAAACTGCGAAATAACTCAAAGGGTCCTTCTCCTCCGCTGCCATGACGGCGACGCACGACGACCGACGGCTCCGCCGGAAACCGGAAGCTGTTCCAGGTCCCGCCCCGCAGCTGGCCCCGCACCAACTCTCGCAGATAATCTCGGGGACACCGTCCCCTGGTGGCTCTGCCGCGCCACTGCACCCCGGCTGAAGTGCTGAGGCGGAAGAGGTCACATCTATTTCCAAGCAGGGGCCCTTGTTCATTTCTGTCTGAGGTGCACTGAGAAGAGGACCTCAGTGATCCCAGCCAAAATCAGCATCCAGTAAGAATTTATTAAAGGCACAGAAAAGCTaagaattttgtctttttattgccACCTCACTTTAATTCTTGCCCAGAGAAAACGAGCTGCTCCTGCTCCAGCTGCATCTCCTcttcaaaatagaaaacaaaaacaaacaaaaatcactcAGTGTGCTTCCCTTAGTTGTCATGGAAAACCTCTGTAAGTGGTGGACTCATCAAGTCACAAACTTAGTCTTCCCTTGTTTGACCTCGTTCTAGCGCACTCTAAACAGCCTCTCTTTGATGAAACTCTTCGATTGCATCCCACCACTCCCGGGTCCTCCAAAATCTGGTTTCTCATTGTCAGCCTCCTTCCATGCCTGCTCTGCTCTGTATGGCCCTTAAAAGTTGGTGTTTCCCAACATATATCATCTTTTAGCAATACTTACTACCGATTTTCTACAGGATGTTACAAAGTTGCAAGTCAGCCCAtcccttttattttatcatttttttaaacagagacagagagagagtcagagagaaggttagatagggacagacagacaggaatggagagagatgagaagcatcaatcaacagtttttcctgtgacaccttagttgttcattgattgctttctcatatgtgccttgacgcaaggccttcagagaccttgggtccaagctggtgagctttactcaaaccacatgaacctgcgctcaagctggtgacctcagggtctcgaacctgagtccttcggcatcccagtccgatgctctatccactgcgcccgcCTGATGAGGCCCAGCCCACCTCTTTTTATGGCATTAACTACCTTCCGCTTGCAACTTGTCTTTCCCCTCCAAGCTCTGTACCATTCCTATATCTGGCTCTTAAACTTTCCATTGGAATATCGTGCTAGGGTCTCAAACACCCACTTTTAGGATGAATTTCTTTCCACACAACTTGTGTCTGCATTTGTGTTCCCTCTTAGTAAGTGACAACCATGTGCCTAGTCACCAGGAAAACCAAAAATCCTGAACTCTTCCTGAATTAAGAGGGAATGATACCCAAGTGAAAGTGATAAAGTTGGACTCAGTGTCAACATTTACAGAGCCCCACTTAAGGATGCCTGCTCATTTACACAACACATTCATCTCAACACAACaaacatgctttatttatttatattccaaGTAGCCCTCCAACTGTCTCCCACTTTAGAAGAAAATCCGAACTTCTTACAATGGTCTGTAACCCATCTATGTTTGATCCTTGCTACTTGTAAAACCTCATCTCAATCCAGGCTTAGTTCTCCATAGTCGCCCCTCACACTTATGTTCCAGCCTCGCAAGGCTAATGTGGTCCTCCGTGACTCACTCCTGCCGCAAGGGCTTTTGCACTGGCTGTTACTTCTGCCTTAACTTTCCCCAGAATGCCATGTGACTGGCTCCTATTATTTAGGCCTTAGCTCAAATGTTACCTGCTCTGAGAGGACTTCCTTCATGATGCTATCAATACTCTTTCCAAGTTACTTTTTCGCTCAtacatgcactttttttttttttgtatttttctgaagctggaaacggggagagacggtcagacagacagactcccgcatgcgcccgaccgggatccacccggcacgcccaccaggggcaacgctctgcccaccagggggcgatgctctgcccctggccgagggggggggggcgtcgctctgccgcgaccagagccactctagcgcctggggcagaggccaaggagccatccccagcgcccgggctatctttgctccaatggagccttggctacgggaggggaagagagagacagagaggaaggagggggggtggagaagcagatgggcgcttctcctgtgtgccctggccgggaatcgaacccgggacttccgcacgccaggccgacgctctaccactgagccaaccggccagggcccaagcatGGAATTTTGAACTgccgacttcagcattccaggttgaagtctatccactgtgtcaccacaggtcaggctcacctggAAATCCTTATAGCTTTCTGATGTCTTGACTTCCACAACCAAGCATTCAAATTTAATTGGTATGGGGTACATCCTGGGCATCAGAATCTTTcaaagccctccaggtgattctaaaaTGGGCAGCAAAGTTTAGGAACCACTGTAATAAAGAACAATTGTCTTGATAATTGAATAGTATGGCAAATTCAGAATAAGGATTTTAGGAGGAGCACTCAATCTGTGTATTTTTGGGGCTTCAAATTCAGCTCTTTCAGAAGGCCTTCCTAAGATTACATTTAACAACTGtggatcaatattttttttttcttagtcaacAGTGTACATGTTCATCCAGTAACACATGATAAGGCCATAGCCTAAAACTTCCTGCTTCCTTTTATACTTAGGTAAAAAGACAGTAGCTGTAAGACTTGACTTCtaccttataccatacacaaaaattactGTCTAATGGCTCATAGAGTTAACTGTAAAACTAAAACAACTAAGTTTCCAAAAGAAAACACTGACTATCATCATGACATTAGGACAAAGATTTATTAGGGACACAAAAAAACACTAACTATAAAAGAACTAACCACtgtacttaattaaaataaaaaagtttattgaaaataaaccaaaaaactcccaaaataaaaaacctcaaaattaaaataaaaacaaattttcagtATCCAGGCTTGCCCTTAATTTGGCAGTGTTTGACTTTGCAACAAGAGCAATACGCTGACAAAGATGGATTACCTCTTGAAAGTGAGCTCACCATGAAAACAGAGGAACGTTCAATGCCTATTGCTAAGTAAAATTAGTCATTCTGAAATGACTATATCCTGTAAGATCCCAACTATGACATTTTGGAAATAATAACACTATAGAGACAATAAAAAGACCAGTGGTTGCAAGgataggaagggggaggaaagaaATAAGTGTAATACAGGATTTTTAGAGCAGTGCACccattatatactgtattttatagtAGTGAATGTAtgacattatgcatttgtcaaaacttacaGAACTGTACAACACAGCGTGAACCCCAGCATAAACTAGTAACTTTATTAAGACTGGCTCATCGGTGTTAACAAATGTATCACACTAATAGAGATGTTAacatgggaggaggagagggaataTATGAGGACTTCATACTTTCTGCTCaagttttctgtaaatctaaaacagctttaaaaaatgaagtcttttaattaaaaaaatttttttttggttctggCCGGtgactcagtggctagagcagcggcccagcatatggatgtcctgggttcaatttctggtcagggcacacaggataagtaaccatctgcttcttcctcccttccacagccagtggctcaactggtttgaggaTGGCCCCAGGGTGTTGgggaaggctccattggagcacattggcctcaggtgctaaaaaataacttggtactccagtatcagcccaagatggggttgcaaGGTTGAtgccggttggggtgcatgtgggagtctacctcactatctcccctcctctaacctaagaaaataaataaaaagcaataaaaaaagtgaGCTCAAAGGTGTTTGTATTAAGTGATGATATGGTATCTGTAAAAAGTAACCTCTTTACTGCTGCATTAGTGAACCTCATAACCAGCTGCATTGTAACATATCATTAAACATTTGTTGGCCATAGCTGTTTTTCAGTGGTTTTAGGGGAAACAATGACTTTATAGGATTCAGAAAACCCAAAAGCCTAAATTTGTTAAACCCTTAATTTTGTCTATATACTTATTCAATAGTCTGAAAAACAAACAGTATTACAAACTATAGAAATTCTATAGCGTATCTAAATTATGGTCTTTGATTCTGAGTAAatcctattaaatttttttttttttttgtatttttctaaagttggaaatggggaggcagtcagacagattcccgcatgcgcccaaccaggatccacccggcatacccaccagggggcaatgctctgcccatctggggcgtcactctgttgcaaccagagccattccagcgcctgaggcagaggccatagaaccatccttagtgccggggccaactttgctccaatggagcctcagctgcaggaggggaagagagagacagagaggaaggaggggggggaggggtggagaagcagatgggcgcttctcctgcatgccctggctgggaatcaaacctgggactcctgcacgccaggccaacgctctaccactgagccaaccggccagggttaatcctatttaaattttaagaaagttaactgcatatcaaaaaaaaatttttgttttaaagtgagaggaggggagtctgaccaggcggtggtgcagtggatagagtgccagcctgggatgctgaggacgtgggttcgaaaccccgaggtcaatggcttgagcacaggctaatccagcttcagtgtgggctcaccagcttgagtgcgaggttgccagtttaagcatgggatcatagacatgactcaatggtcactggctgaagatcaaaggtcactggcttgagcaaggggtcactggctgggctggagcccactggtcaaggcacgtatgagaaagcaacccatgaacaactgaagtggtgcaacaagttgatgctcatcatctctctctcaaataaaaaaaaaataaagtgagaggagggaagatagattcCTGAACGGGCCCTGACCCAGATCCACatagcaacccccgtctggggctgacactcggactaactgagctatcctcagcacccagggctgatgctggaacgaatagagccactggctgagatgggaagagagaaagagaagagggagagggaggggaagagaagcaagatggtcacttctcctgtgccctgactgaggatcaaacctgggacttctgcacaccgagccgacgctctatccacttcaaggcttcaaattttattttaataaaattaaggaCTGCTTCTGCTTTAAAAGAGATTTCTTTAAATGTAAGGCCATTTTTTCTTATGCTACACTGGACATAAAACATATTTGCTCATAATCTGTAGAAAATGCTTGTATTATAAAACTCAcagtctttaataattttttaaaaccaatatGCCAATCTTCTTCAGATTGATAAACTCACCAGTCTATCCAGAAATGCAACTTGATCCCACAGTTGAAAtgcttttttctataaaaattggtACACATAAAATGTTTTAGGTATTTACTTCCTATTCAAAAGTTTTCAACTTCCAAAACATAGCAGTACAATTTAAAaacttgtttctttaaatttttaaaaaattaattgatttacaggaagaaggagagagagagagagagagaaacactgatttgctgttcacccatttgtgcattcattggttggctcctatatgtgtcctgactggggatcaaacccacaaccctggtgcaTTAGGATgacattccaaccaactgagccaggaCGATAAACTTTCACTGTTAATAgcacatttccatctctgcttttttttttttgaaaatttttatttattcattttagagaggagagggagagacagagagagagagagagagagagagagagagagagggagagagagaaagggggttggagctggaagcatcaactcccatatgtgccttgaccaggcaagcccagggtttcgaactggtgacctcagcatttccaggtcaacgctttatccactgcgccaccacaggtcaggcattccaTCTCTGCTTTTTGCAAGTAATGGAAATATATTAGATGTACATCAGGAAATAGAagtatgatttaaatttttaatttattcattttagagaggagagggagagacagaaagagagagagagaggaga
It includes:
- the C3H1orf52 gene encoding UPF0690 protein C1orf52 homolog, with the protein product MNKGPCLEIDVTSSASALQPGCSGAAEPPGDGVPEIICESWCGASCGAGPGTASGFRRSRRSSCVAVMAAEEKDPLSYFAVYGSSSSGSSDEEDNSEPEDTNRRASDAAKSAGGCGKQTEKRLPGPDELFRSVTRPAFLYNPLNKQIDWERHVVKAPEEPPKEFKIWKSNCVPPPETYATEKKPPPPELDMAIKWSNIYEDNGDDAPQNVKKARLLPEGEETVESDDERDEHTSKKRKVEPGEPTKKKK